A single genomic interval of Alteromonas sp. CI.11.F.A3 harbors:
- the nhaD gene encoding sodium:proton antiporter NhaD — protein MLDVALIVIAILALLCVIFEDLIHVDKAKTTLLLGTISWLLLFIFSSSISQTEHINNALMSNLTEISTLWLFLVAAMTFVAYLNRKGLIENVMNIVMPEKISLKALLFFTAIFSFCFSSLADNITATLVSIALVLSLGLPLKQTIRFSVLVVFAVNSGGVSLITGDVTTLMIFLQHKVSITELLMLIGPSFVTVILLAALLSIGITGEVRIKKQRNDIATVDYIIAAIFLATILFTLAANVIFSIPPVLSFLTGMAVMFMVATLYGKHNDNDPILDYIRYIEFDTLLFFLGVLLLVGMLEHIHALNGFMYLYDSLPVSLANYLMGIMSSMIDNVPLTAALLKAEITMTTPEWLSFTYAVGVGGSLLVIGSAAGIVAMSKVEGLTFATFLRYSGLLLLAYSVGYAMVLLLANALY, from the coding sequence ATGTTAGACGTGGCACTTATTGTCATCGCCATTCTTGCACTACTGTGCGTTATCTTTGAAGACCTCATTCATGTAGACAAAGCCAAGACCACCCTTTTGCTAGGCACTATTTCTTGGTTACTACTATTTATATTTTCCTCTTCTATTTCTCAGACTGAGCACATTAACAACGCGTTAATGAGTAACCTTACCGAGATTTCCACATTGTGGTTGTTTTTGGTGGCAGCGATGACCTTCGTGGCGTATTTAAATCGAAAAGGGTTAATTGAAAATGTAATGAATATTGTGATGCCAGAGAAAATTAGCTTGAAAGCATTACTGTTCTTTACTGCTATTTTCAGTTTTTGCTTCTCCTCATTAGCCGATAACATTACGGCAACTCTGGTATCAATTGCGTTAGTGCTATCTTTGGGCTTGCCATTAAAACAGACTATCCGCTTTTCCGTTTTGGTGGTATTCGCCGTCAACTCAGGTGGGGTTTCATTGATTACCGGCGATGTCACAACGCTGATGATTTTCCTGCAACACAAAGTGTCTATTACCGAACTTCTCATGCTGATTGGCCCATCGTTTGTCACCGTGATATTGCTAGCTGCATTACTGAGTATTGGTATTACTGGGGAAGTAAGAATTAAGAAACAGCGAAATGATATCGCAACGGTGGATTATATTATTGCCGCCATATTTCTTGCTACCATACTATTTACACTGGCCGCCAACGTCATATTTTCCATTCCGCCGGTACTGAGCTTTTTAACCGGTATGGCGGTTATGTTTATGGTGGCAACGCTCTACGGGAAACATAACGATAACGACCCCATACTCGACTACATTCGGTACATTGAATTCGATACCCTGCTGTTTTTCTTAGGTGTGCTTCTGCTTGTAGGCATGTTGGAACATATTCACGCCCTTAACGGCTTTATGTATTTATACGATTCACTGCCTGTGAGTCTGGCCAATTATCTAATGGGGATAATGTCTTCCATGATAGATAACGTACCGTTAACCGCAGCGTTATTAAAAGCTGAAATTACAATGACGACTCCCGAGTGGTTATCGTTTACTTACGCGGTAGGGGTAGGCGGTTCTTTATTAGTAATAGGATCTGCAGCAGGTATTGTAGCCATGAGTAAAGTGGAAGGGTTAACGTTTGCTACCTTCCTACGTTACTCTGGCCTATTACTACTTGCTTATAGTGTTGGCTACGCCATGGTATTACTATTAGCTAATGCGCTGTACTAG
- a CDS encoding condensin complex protein MksE encodes MMTEQGRVLSALLQGTFICQVTDEEAWRFLKNREKAQQLEPHLALLNRTLSSTAEGDVFFASYLTIGEAERKILTQQFQDTASNLVPLVEWLLLVQQANESDMPVTMGNAIRLNELQTTIEDTPAYAEQLEKISRYRMFGSTSVNLDGQLKQVFKRLTEMGYLTKPNPEKQIYLATGKVEHLYEMLRFIDETEALSLSEQADAAITQGSLL; translated from the coding sequence ATGATGACTGAACAAGGCCGCGTGTTAAGCGCACTATTGCAAGGGACGTTTATTTGTCAGGTTACTGACGAGGAAGCATGGCGCTTTTTGAAAAACCGTGAGAAAGCTCAGCAATTAGAGCCTCATTTAGCATTGCTAAACCGCACACTTTCAAGCACGGCAGAAGGCGATGTTTTTTTTGCCAGTTACTTAACCATTGGTGAGGCTGAGCGAAAAATTCTAACCCAACAGTTTCAGGATACTGCGTCGAATCTTGTACCACTTGTGGAATGGTTGTTGTTAGTACAACAAGCCAATGAGTCTGATATGCCGGTGACAATGGGCAATGCTATTCGCTTAAACGAACTGCAAACTACTATTGAAGATACCCCTGCGTATGCCGAGCAACTAGAGAAAATTTCTCGTTACCGCATGTTTGGTTCTACCAGCGTGAATTTGGATGGCCAGTTAAAGCAGGTATTTAAACGCTTAACCGAAATGGGGTACTTAACTAAGCCAAACCCAGAAAAGCAGATTTACCTTGCCACCGGTAAAGTAGAGCACTTGTATGAAATGCTGCGTTTTATTGATGAAACAGAAGCGTTAAGTTTATCTGAGCAAGCTGATGCTGCTATTACCCAGGGTAGTTTGTTATGA
- a CDS encoding TerB family tellurite resistance protein: MQLSQQQTFNQALIKLSVLLYQVDGMVTLSEQDYLNSMVEELDWQSPICREAFLNDTIYQTRQAIDTGDELEFMRALKDDLSFNAEKTLEVAMAITGVDGERSEAETELLSVLTHKLLAKALIAGSSTLPNQVNSQAPH; encoded by the coding sequence ATGCAACTTTCACAGCAACAAACCTTTAATCAAGCACTTATCAAATTGTCGGTATTGTTATACCAAGTAGACGGTATGGTAACGTTATCTGAACAAGATTATCTCAATTCCATGGTTGAAGAACTAGACTGGCAGAGCCCAATTTGCCGAGAAGCTTTCTTGAACGATACGATTTATCAGACTAGACAAGCTATTGATACTGGCGACGAACTCGAGTTCATGCGGGCGCTGAAAGATGACCTGTCTTTTAACGCAGAAAAAACCCTAGAGGTTGCCATGGCAATCACTGGCGTTGATGGAGAGCGAAGTGAAGCAGAAACAGAGCTGTTATCGGTACTTACCCACAAACTGTTGGCAAAGGCATTGATAGCAGGCAGCAGTACGCTGCCTAATCAGGTTAATAGCCAAGCGCCGCACTAA
- a CDS encoding phosphoenolpyruvate carboxylase, translated as MSQALIQTGARLLNALGKHSDLIMQVYINGTVDEQNHSPKVLEQLVQLGVLWRPESQSELRLKSAVRTLLEGSLQDERNRTINANIGASLASLKTLAEHYKEALHYNKYNESAAHMSDLTEHVYQLSESLSNSVRVLFGRITNEFGYVSSVDAKIRENELAQGQVTDLLSQLECFRFDELSEIAGSNRELRHLLVVSLQQRFSKAAQELSVVQARLIDLLGRFREFQGRTRLLKGYLLHMEQHPDFAPGNYTNLTQVPVLFNQSNSVMSAAAPDVNNVEHENDYQEIVSSLTHIHQRATKHDDAEAQQDIDVTAQSTVSLEKDELQLAIEDFFCEVIDSGQPKTALTYYEEKALAFDREVWMYQVIGGYQALADQEKQFFALDPHGENDKTFTGNFYINDITLGLR; from the coding sequence ATGAGCCAAGCGCTTATTCAAACAGGCGCTCGCTTACTAAATGCATTGGGTAAGCACAGCGACCTTATCATGCAGGTTTATATCAACGGCACGGTTGATGAGCAAAACCATAGCCCTAAGGTATTAGAGCAATTGGTACAGCTTGGTGTGCTTTGGCGCCCAGAATCGCAAAGTGAATTACGACTTAAAAGTGCAGTGCGTACGTTACTAGAAGGTAGCTTACAAGATGAAAGAAACCGCACCATTAATGCCAATATCGGTGCGTCGCTCGCGAGTTTAAAAACCTTAGCAGAGCATTACAAAGAAGCCCTGCATTACAATAAATACAACGAATCTGCTGCGCATATGAGCGATTTAACCGAGCATGTGTATCAACTGTCTGAATCCCTGTCGAACAGTGTACGAGTGTTGTTCGGGCGCATTACTAATGAGTTTGGTTATGTGTCGTCGGTAGATGCCAAAATTCGTGAAAACGAATTAGCGCAAGGGCAGGTGACTGACTTGCTTTCTCAATTAGAGTGTTTCCGCTTCGATGAATTAAGTGAAATAGCGGGTTCAAATCGCGAACTCCGCCATTTGCTGGTGGTGTCGTTGCAGCAACGCTTTTCAAAAGCCGCGCAAGAACTCTCGGTTGTGCAAGCGCGCTTGATAGATTTACTTGGCCGGTTTCGAGAATTCCAAGGTCGTACTCGCTTGCTTAAGGGCTACTTGCTACACATGGAGCAACACCCTGACTTTGCGCCGGGTAATTACACTAACTTGACTCAAGTGCCAGTACTGTTTAATCAATCGAACAGCGTGATGAGTGCCGCTGCGCCCGACGTTAATAATGTCGAGCACGAGAACGATTACCAAGAGATTGTGTCCTCGCTTACGCATATTCATCAACGTGCTACCAAACATGACGATGCTGAAGCACAACAAGATATCGATGTAACTGCTCAATCTACGGTATCTCTTGAAAAGGATGAATTACAGTTGGCCATTGAAGACTTCTTCTGTGAGGTTATTGATTCGGGCCAACCGAAAACAGCGTTAACCTATTATGAAGAAAAAGCGTTAGCGTTTGATCGTGAGGTATGGATGTATCAAGTGATTGGTGGGTATCAAGCGCTTGCTGATCAAGAAAAGCAATTTTTTGCCCTCGATCCTCATGGTGAAAATGACAAAACGTTTACAGGCAACTTCTACATTAACGATATCACCCTAGGGCTGCGCTAG
- a CDS encoding IS3 family transposase (programmed frameshift): MKPNSKRTQRDYSLAFKLAVVDQVEKGEFTYKQAQDHYGIQGCSTVLVWLRKYGRLDWMNGTPKFLKRGHVVDKPKTELTPEQRIKALEKELADTKMKADFFEAVVNVLESDYGVSVVKKRKRKFIQEKVIYGVSVSKACRYLNISRQAYYQHCARSLKREAHEDRVIQFVRQERMTQPRIGARKLKYLLAKVKINIGRDHLFNLLREKRLLVPTKRAYHKTTNSHHRFRCHPNLIKAGFKADKPNQLWVADITYLPTRSGESYLSLITDAYSRKIVGYQVDDNMRTESVKKAFTLALKQKTTNEKLVHHSDRGIQYCSEEYQKLHNKYNVQCSMTDGYDCYQNALAERINGILKNEYLLTKPRNLEEARKMVAESVAIYNDRRPHMALKYKTPDEIHRAF, from the exons ATGAAACCAAATAGTAAAAGAACTCAACGTGATTATTCACTCGCTTTTAAACTGGCAGTTGTAGACCAAGTTGAAAAAGGCGAATTCACATATAAACAAGCGCAAGATCACTACGGAATCCAGGGGTGTTCAACTGTTTTAGTTTGGCTTCGTAAGTATGGTCGTTTAGATTGGATGAATGGAACACCGAAGTTTCTAAAGCGAGGCCACGTCGTGGATAAACCTAAAACAGAACTCACTCCCGAACAGCGAATTAAAGCGTTGGAGAAAGAGCTTGCTGATACGAAAATGAAAGCTGATTTCTTTGAAGCGGTCGTAAATGTCCTTGAAAGTGACTATGGAGTTAGCGTTGTAAAAAAGCGCAAAAGAAAGT TCATCCAGGAAAAAGTGATATACGGGGTTTCCGTTTCTAAAGCTTGTCGTTACCTGAACATATCTCGGCAAGCCTACTACCAACACTGTGCTCGCTCCCTTAAGCGCGAAGCGCATGAGGATAGAGTTATTCAATTTGTCCGACAGGAGCGAATGACTCAGCCTCGTATCGGAGCTCGGAAGCTTAAGTATCTGCTTGCTAAGGTGAAGATAAATATTGGCAGAGACCACCTCTTTAATTTACTGAGAGAAAAACGACTACTGGTGCCGACAAAGCGCGCCTATCACAAAACAACGAACAGTCATCATCGGTTCCGTTGTCATCCCAACCTTATCAAAGCGGGTTTTAAAGCAGACAAGCCTAATCAGCTATGGGTAGCGGACATTACATACTTACCGACGCGAAGTGGAGAGAGTTACCTAAGTCTCATTACTGATGCTTATTCACGGAAGATTGTGGGCTATCAGGTTGACGATAATATGAGAACTGAATCAGTTAAGAAGGCGTTCACACTAGCACTTAAACAAAAAACGACAAATGAAAAGCTTGTACATCATTCTGATAGAGGCATACAGTATTGCTCTGAAGAGTATCAAAAACTCCACAACAAGTATAACGTCCAATGCTCCATGACAGATGGTTACGACTGCTATCAAAATGCTCTTGCAGAGCGAATAAATGGTATTCTGAAAAACGAATACTTGCTTACAAAACCTCGTAATTTAGAGGAGGCGAGAAAGATGGTCGCCGAATCCGTAGCAATCTATAATGACAGGCGGCCACATATGGCTCTAAAATACAAAACGCCCGATGAAATACATCGGGCGTTTTAA
- a CDS encoding ATP-binding protein, which translates to MAGLKRIVLIDTHLPGVVELKLDGHTNICGTNASGKTTLQRLIPVFYGEYPSRVVPATRDSFERWYLPRLSSFIIYEYARADGDICQAVLSSNGTGVNYRLVGKPFDIDDYLIKQKSGKHVSVSSAELARAMKRNNVMVTSLLNTKDFRAIVQNDHGVLNQSGNGRELLGYAKIFSLCEPSKHMRHIEKLAKAVHSKEGKMETIKAMIAAILEEDGVTPPTSGLSRNRVDDWIKECQLIKQFDNIRPEFSKLEQADMALSSTEQLLANLKHSFELDKVHLSTRVDTTKNELDENTFQRKQTDSQWHDTRDHLNQVISSARADVEKYTSELDTVEREFDKWQDQNIDQLKEDVANLAQWQNARELADSRYLLLTEKHQDIESAYNKRLAELGDKLSLSLESLSAARQEAAETKAEQTQQEHEAIARIRDDYAGQLSTLQANFQTASGELKVAEAELKASLSNAGYNEFEQSQLDLLDAATKEASVNEDAARAAYRQTQQAHSKAVQFRQDASNALDKARVAFQKEESAVSKINGLLYPGEGSLLEFLRANVDDWELSLGKVLRPELLDRNDLSPSVTKAAEDAKSDAKSDSEKASTSLMGINLALSELETPEYAQTEQALKQQLQLAETRQAASLAAQNECETRLAKANEDVRNAELSMTQKDNAVKSAEASRKRAQQDRDSLLSEYQQALSARKQKAKTKLEANLQAQKQAKAQYELSRDEIKDQQRESETEHSFHWQQLIADSTGRIAQIDKDMQQAKANAARDREDMQKWLENELNNRGVDIDEIGQLKKQINKLKEDINRTETHRHKVADYERWYATIFTKQKVVWQDELAKARKSLGESERGLAQKQSEYKTTREQLQEQQASLETKLKTATDQLEQVRTLSKSLSKLTLQAAKEFTEIKHDDVSVNQRISEVQGHLQERDTLYSDIRAYVERFDQLIAAQAGTGLSDTWERAREECATINAHGVKSFDHRRMVSHLSQLLNVIVPQKLQGLREQGRIFGADLSQYYFVLADIDKRIVSQSRRITQEVDGELFLDGVSDSAVKIRSRISELEFWPELEQFRKLYEHWMEEGANTLPEEEYGLSMRRVLDILGRAALTGGISKLLDIELHLREGKSDLVIRTDRQLNESSSHGMAYLILCKFLLAFTRLLRGDAEATVHWPIDELGTLHQSNVKKIFDACQNNNISVVGAFPNPESEVLTLFENRYLIDKVTRQLQVVQPRTSGIAARLQAKKAQDKGNASQETLS; encoded by the coding sequence ATGGCAGGCTTAAAACGTATTGTTCTCATCGATACCCATTTGCCGGGTGTGGTTGAATTAAAGCTTGATGGGCATACCAACATCTGTGGTACGAATGCATCGGGTAAAACGACTTTGCAGCGGCTCATTCCAGTTTTTTACGGCGAATATCCTAGTCGTGTAGTTCCTGCTACTCGTGACAGTTTTGAGCGTTGGTACTTACCTCGTTTATCTAGCTTTATTATTTATGAGTATGCTCGCGCCGACGGTGATATATGCCAAGCGGTTTTAAGCTCTAATGGCACGGGCGTTAACTATCGCTTAGTGGGTAAACCGTTCGATATTGACGATTACTTAATTAAGCAAAAAAGTGGTAAGCATGTGAGCGTAAGCAGTGCAGAACTTGCTCGGGCAATGAAACGCAATAACGTGATGGTAACCAGTTTACTGAACACCAAAGATTTCCGCGCTATCGTACAAAACGATCATGGTGTCTTGAACCAAAGCGGTAACGGTCGAGAACTATTGGGTTACGCCAAAATATTCAGCCTGTGCGAGCCAAGCAAGCATATGCGTCATATTGAAAAACTTGCAAAAGCGGTGCATTCAAAAGAAGGCAAGATGGAAACCATCAAAGCCATGATTGCCGCTATTTTGGAAGAAGATGGCGTAACACCGCCTACATCAGGCTTAAGCCGGAATCGTGTTGATGACTGGATTAAAGAGTGCCAGTTAATTAAACAGTTCGACAATATTCGCCCTGAGTTCAGCAAACTTGAACAAGCCGATATGGCATTAAGTAGCACTGAGCAACTATTAGCTAATTTAAAGCACAGCTTTGAGCTAGATAAAGTGCACTTATCCACTCGTGTTGATACCACTAAAAACGAATTAGACGAGAATACCTTCCAGCGTAAACAAACTGATAGTCAGTGGCACGATACGCGGGATCATCTTAACCAAGTTATTTCGTCTGCCCGTGCCGATGTTGAAAAATACACTAGTGAACTGGATACCGTCGAACGTGAATTCGATAAATGGCAAGACCAGAATATCGACCAGTTAAAAGAAGACGTTGCTAATTTAGCGCAATGGCAAAACGCCCGTGAATTAGCCGACAGCCGCTATCTACTACTTACCGAAAAACACCAAGATATAGAATCAGCCTATAACAAACGATTGGCTGAGTTAGGCGATAAGTTGTCACTCTCGTTAGAGTCACTGTCAGCGGCAAGGCAAGAGGCAGCGGAAACCAAAGCAGAACAAACCCAACAAGAACACGAAGCCATTGCCCGCATTCGCGATGATTACGCGGGCCAGCTCAGCACCCTACAAGCCAATTTTCAAACCGCCTCTGGTGAGCTTAAAGTAGCTGAAGCTGAACTAAAGGCCTCGCTATCTAACGCGGGTTACAACGAATTTGAGCAGTCGCAATTAGATTTGCTTGATGCTGCCACAAAAGAAGCGTCGGTTAACGAAGATGCGGCTCGAGCGGCGTACCGACAAACTCAGCAAGCCCATAGTAAAGCGGTGCAGTTTAGGCAAGATGCTTCAAACGCCCTTGATAAAGCGCGGGTTGCCTTTCAAAAAGAAGAAAGTGCAGTTTCAAAAATCAATGGCTTGCTGTACCCAGGTGAGGGCTCACTGCTAGAGTTCTTACGTGCCAATGTTGATGATTGGGAGTTATCGCTAGGTAAAGTACTTCGCCCTGAATTGTTAGACCGAAACGACTTAAGCCCTAGCGTGACTAAAGCTGCCGAAGACGCTAAATCGGACGCTAAGTCGGATAGCGAGAAAGCAAGTACTTCGCTAATGGGTATCAATCTGGCCCTCTCAGAGCTTGAAACGCCCGAATACGCGCAAACTGAACAAGCCTTAAAGCAACAGCTTCAGTTAGCTGAAACTCGTCAAGCCGCATCACTAGCTGCGCAAAATGAATGCGAAACGCGTTTAGCTAAAGCCAATGAAGATGTGCGCAACGCTGAATTGTCGATGACGCAAAAAGACAATGCAGTGAAAAGTGCTGAAGCTAGCCGTAAGCGCGCGCAACAAGACCGCGACAGCTTGTTAAGCGAATACCAGCAGGCGCTTTCAGCGCGCAAGCAAAAGGCGAAAACAAAACTTGAAGCTAATCTTCAAGCCCAAAAGCAAGCCAAAGCTCAATATGAACTTAGCCGTGACGAAATAAAAGATCAGCAGCGAGAGTCGGAAACAGAGCATAGCTTCCATTGGCAACAACTTATCGCCGACAGCACTGGGCGTATTGCGCAAATTGATAAAGACATGCAGCAGGCAAAAGCGAATGCTGCTCGCGACCGTGAAGATATGCAAAAGTGGCTTGAAAATGAGCTGAATAATCGCGGTGTGGACATCGATGAAATAGGCCAACTTAAGAAGCAAATTAATAAGCTGAAAGAAGATATAAACCGCACCGAAACCCACCGCCATAAAGTGGCTGACTACGAACGTTGGTACGCTACCATTTTCACCAAACAAAAGGTGGTATGGCAAGACGAACTAGCAAAAGCGCGGAAATCGTTAGGGGAATCTGAACGTGGTTTGGCGCAAAAGCAAAGCGAGTACAAAACAACCCGTGAACAATTGCAAGAACAACAAGCTTCACTTGAAACTAAGCTTAAAACTGCAACAGATCAATTAGAACAAGTTCGTACGTTAAGCAAATCACTCAGTAAGCTTACCCTGCAAGCCGCAAAAGAGTTTACTGAAATTAAGCATGACGATGTCAGTGTGAACCAGCGTATTTCTGAAGTACAAGGGCACTTGCAAGAACGAGACACCCTTTATAGCGATATTCGTGCTTATGTAGAAAGGTTCGATCAGCTAATTGCAGCGCAAGCTGGAACTGGGCTGTCTGATACCTGGGAACGCGCACGTGAAGAATGCGCCACTATTAACGCCCACGGGGTAAAGAGCTTCGATCATCGCCGTATGGTATCTCACTTATCACAGTTGCTAAATGTAATAGTGCCGCAGAAACTACAAGGCTTACGTGAGCAAGGCAGAATATTCGGTGCCGATTTGTCTCAGTACTACTTTGTACTTGCAGATATAGATAAGCGCATTGTGTCGCAAAGCCGTCGGATTACCCAAGAGGTCGACGGTGAATTGTTCCTAGATGGTGTATCTGATTCTGCGGTGAAGATTCGCTCTCGCATTAGCGAGCTAGAATTTTGGCCAGAACTAGAGCAGTTTAGAAAGCTGTACGAGCACTGGATGGAAGAGGGCGCAAATACCTTGCCTGAAGAAGAGTACGGGCTAAGTATGCGTCGTGTGCTAGACATTTTAGGCCGCGCTGCACTTACTGGTGGCATCAGTAAATTGCTTGATATCGAACTTCATTTACGTGAAGGCAAGAGCGATTTGGTTATTAGAACCGATCGCCAGTTAAATGAATCGTCTAGTCATGGTATGGCTTATCTTATTTTATGTAAGTTCTTACTGGCCTTTACCCGTTTATTGCGAGGCGATGCAGAAGCAACCGTGCACTGGCCCATTGATGAGTTGGGTACACTGCATCAAAGCAACGTGAAGAAAATTTTCGATGCCTGTCAGAACAATAACATTAGTGTTGTAGGCGCATTCCCGAATCCTGAATCGGAAGTACTGACTTTGTTTGAGAATCGCTACCTTATTGACAAAGTCACCCGTCAGTTGCAGGTGGTTCAGCCTAGAACCAGTGGTATTGCTGCTCGCCTACAGGCCAAAAAAGCACAAGATAAAGGGAACGCTAGCCAGGAGACATTATCATGA
- the ffh gene encoding signal recognition particle protein, with protein sequence MFENLSERLGQTLRNVSGKGRLTEDNIKETLREVRMALLEADVALPVIKSFVAQVKERAVGTEVTKSLKPGQIFIKIVQSELEAVMGEANEKLNLATQPPAVILMAGLQGAGKTTSVAKLAKYLTEREKKKVMVVSADVYRPAAIKQLETLASEVNVSFHPSTILQTPIHIVEGAIDEAKKNFFDVLLVDTAGRLHVDNDMMDEIKDLHAAVKPIETLFVVDAMTGQDAANTAKAFNDALPLTGVILTKADGDARGGAALSVRHITGKPIKFIGMGEKVDALEPFHPERIASRILGMGDVLSLIEEVERKVDRNKAEKLAKKVQKGKGFDLQDFKDQLEQMKNMGGMMGMMDKLPGMGGMSEKIKEQANDKQFNQMEAIINSMTPAERSRPDIIKGSRKRRIAAGSGTQIQDVNRLLKQFTQMQKMMKKMSGGGMKKMMRQMKGMMPPGGPGGPGGFGGGGGPGGFGGGGGMFPPR encoded by the coding sequence ATGTTTGAAAATTTATCAGAACGCTTAGGCCAGACATTACGAAATGTCAGTGGTAAGGGGCGTCTTACAGAAGACAACATTAAAGAAACGCTTCGCGAAGTGCGCATGGCGTTACTTGAAGCGGATGTTGCATTACCGGTTATTAAATCCTTCGTTGCACAAGTTAAAGAGCGTGCAGTTGGGACTGAAGTCACCAAGAGCCTCAAGCCTGGTCAAATCTTTATTAAGATTGTTCAGTCTGAGCTAGAAGCGGTGATGGGTGAAGCTAATGAAAAGCTAAACTTGGCCACTCAGCCTCCTGCGGTTATTTTAATGGCAGGCCTTCAAGGGGCGGGTAAAACCACCTCAGTGGCTAAACTTGCTAAATACCTAACTGAACGCGAAAAGAAAAAGGTTATGGTAGTAAGTGCCGATGTTTATCGCCCAGCGGCGATCAAACAATTGGAAACCCTTGCCAGCGAAGTGAATGTATCTTTTCACCCGTCAACTATTTTGCAAACGCCTATTCACATTGTTGAAGGGGCCATCGATGAAGCGAAGAAAAATTTCTTTGATGTACTGCTTGTAGATACCGCGGGTCGTTTGCATGTCGATAACGACATGATGGACGAGATTAAAGACTTACACGCTGCAGTGAAGCCCATTGAAACCTTATTCGTGGTAGATGCCATGACAGGTCAAGATGCGGCAAACACAGCAAAAGCTTTCAACGATGCACTACCATTAACCGGTGTTATCTTAACGAAAGCCGATGGTGATGCTAGAGGCGGTGCAGCTCTTTCGGTTCGTCATATTACAGGTAAACCTATTAAGTTTATCGGTATGGGCGAGAAAGTCGATGCATTAGAGCCTTTCCACCCAGAGCGTATCGCTTCTCGTATTTTAGGCATGGGTGATGTACTCAGCTTAATTGAAGAAGTAGAGCGTAAGGTAGACCGCAATAAAGCGGAAAAACTGGCCAAGAAAGTTCAAAAAGGCAAGGGCTTCGATCTGCAAGATTTCAAAGATCAGCTTGAGCAAATGAAGAACATGGGCGGCATGATGGGAATGATGGACAAACTGCCGGGTATGGGCGGTATGTCTGAAAAAATCAAAGAGCAAGCCAACGACAAGCAGTTCAATCAGATGGAAGCCATCATTAATTCGATGACCCCCGCTGAACGTTCTCGCCCTGATATTATCAAGGGATCTCGCAAACGTCGTATTGCTGCAGGTTCTGGCACCCAGATTCAAGATGTAAACCGTTTACTTAAGCAGTTTACTCAAATGCAAAAAATGATGAAAAAAATGTCTGGTGGCGGCATGAAGAAAATGATGCGCCAGATGAAAGGCATGATGCCTCCAGGTGGGCCGGGCGGTCCAGGTGGATTTGGTGGCGGCGGAGGCCCTGGTGGCTTCGGCGGCGGTGGTGGTATGTTCCCTCCAAGATAG
- a CDS encoding inner membrane protein YpjD — MNTAFAIAAAALYAMAAIVLLGKFVHQEGPNKRLGLGIASLGVIAHIAFLLNVIMVAPGQDMSITNVLSLVAWIITTAMLIFARAIPNLILLPVVFGFASLSVLASRFIPVSYIMHIELQPGLVVHISLSLFAYCTLVIAFLYALQMSYITYRLKQKGATLLHSSLPPLMLVEGILFKLLLAGTCLLSVSLLSGFVFLDDMFNKTYAHKTVLSSAALVVYLILLVGQKLRGWRGKQVIFMTVLGVILLSLAYFGSKLVREILL; from the coding sequence ATGAACACCGCTTTCGCCATTGCCGCCGCCGCACTTTATGCTATGGCCGCTATTGTTTTACTTGGCAAATTTGTACATCAGGAAGGCCCAAACAAACGCTTAGGCCTAGGCATTGCTAGCTTAGGTGTTATCGCGCACATTGCGTTTCTGCTTAACGTTATTATGGTGGCGCCAGGGCAAGACATGAGTATTACCAATGTGCTGTCATTAGTGGCCTGGATAATCACCACCGCCATGCTGATTTTTGCCCGCGCTATTCCTAATCTTATTTTGCTTCCGGTAGTATTTGGGTTTGCTAGCTTATCGGTATTAGCTTCGCGGTTTATTCCTGTGTCCTATATTATGCATATAGAGTTGCAACCCGGGCTTGTGGTGCATATCAGCTTATCTTTATTTGCCTACTGCACTTTAGTTATAGCCTTTCTCTATGCCTTGCAGATGTCGTACATTACTTACCGATTAAAGCAAAAAGGCGCTACGCTACTCCATTCGTCTTTGCCGCCGCTAATGTTAGTAGAAGGTATTTTGTTCAAACTTTTGCTGGCGGGTACCTGTTTGTTATCGGTGTCGTTACTGAGCGGGTTTGTTTTCTTAGACGATATGTTTAATAAGACTTATGCGCATAAAACCGTGCTATCAAGTGCAGCTTTGGTGGTGTATTTAATATTGTTGGTAGGTCAAAAGCTTCGCGGATGGCGCGGTAAACAAGTGATATTTATGACAGTACTCGGTGTTATCTTACTGTCACTTGCATACTTCGGTAGTAAATTGGTTCGAGAAATATTGCTATAA